The following are from one region of the Paenibacillus sabinae T27 genome:
- a CDS encoding LysR family transcriptional regulator, giving the protein MDIGLLKVFRAVAEEGSISKAAQSLNYVQSNVTARIQQLEQELKTPLFYRHSRGITLTSAGQTLLTYTEKILNLLEEAEKAVLDSPIPKGSITIGSDTTAAIRLPSILSAYRGKFPEVEVHLEIGLTDQLINAVLQYAVNGAFVDGPVEHPDIVQELVINERLGLILPETMDFQGLRTIQDKTLLILNSECMYRLQLEEWLRDEGYRLAKVMQFGTMEGLLGCVKAGIGFAVLPVSYYNRLNVKDGIRCYPFPDRYREIPTVFIRRRDLYMTSAFHKFIDELKEHLPEAVTCGATALES; this is encoded by the coding sequence ATGGATATTGGACTTCTGAAAGTGTTTAGGGCGGTCGCCGAGGAAGGGAGCATTTCAAAAGCGGCCCAAAGTCTTAACTATGTGCAATCGAACGTGACGGCAAGAATTCAGCAGCTGGAGCAGGAGCTGAAGACTCCGCTCTTTTACCGGCACAGCCGGGGGATTACGCTGACTTCGGCGGGTCAGACCCTTTTGACGTATACGGAGAAGATTCTGAACCTGCTGGAGGAGGCGGAAAAAGCGGTACTGGATTCGCCCATTCCCAAAGGCTCCATTACGATTGGCTCCGATACGACGGCTGCCATACGCCTGCCCTCTATTTTATCCGCGTATCGCGGCAAATTTCCTGAGGTTGAGGTCCATTTGGAAATCGGATTAACGGATCAGCTCATCAATGCGGTCCTGCAGTATGCGGTTAACGGAGCCTTTGTGGATGGGCCGGTTGAGCATCCGGACATTGTTCAGGAGCTTGTCATTAACGAGCGTTTGGGACTGATCCTGCCGGAAACGATGGATTTTCAAGGGCTCCGAACGATACAGGATAAGACACTGCTGATCTTGAACTCGGAGTGCATGTATCGGCTGCAGCTTGAGGAATGGCTCCGGGACGAGGGCTACCGCCTGGCCAAAGTGATGCAATTCGGCACAATGGAAGGGCTGCTCGGCTGTGTAAAAGCGGGCATCGGCTTTGCCGTACTGCCTGTATCTTATTACAATAGGCTGAATGTCAAGGATGGCATCCGCTGCTACCCCTTCCCGGACAGGTATCGGGAAATTCCGACGGTTTTTATACGGCGGCGCGATCTGTACATGACGAGCGCTTTTCATAAATTTATTGATGAGCTAAAGGAGCATCTGCCGGAAGCAGTGACGTGCGGAGCAACGGCTTTGGAATCCTAG
- the katA gene encoding catalase KatA, producing the protein MSSNDNHLTTSWGAPVGDNQNSQTAGTRGPTLIQDVHLLEKLAHFNRERIPERVVHAKGAGAHGYFEVTRDVSQYTKAAFLSHIGKRTPMFIRFSTVAGELGSADTVRDPRGFAVKFYTEEGNYDLVGNNTPVFFIRDAIKFPDFIHTQKRHPQTHLKNPTAVWDFWSLSPESLHQVTILMSDRGIPATLRHMHGFGSHTFKWVNAEGQAIWVKYHFKTEQGVQNMDVETAARIAGEHPDYHTEDLFNAIANGDFPAWKLYVQIMPIEDADTYHFDPFDVTKVWSQKDYPLIEVGRMVLDRNPENYFAEVEQATFSPGSFVPGIEASPDKMLQGRLFAYADAHRYRVGPNHNQLPINRPQCPVHNHQRDGAMAYGDNGGASVYYEPNSFGGPKESPEHKISPFDVSGQAASVAYDHDDHYTQPGDLYRLLSEDERARLVRNIVDSMQPVELVDIKLRQIGHFYKADPEFGTRIAEELGLSVPAAL; encoded by the coding sequence ATGAGTTCAAACGATAACCACTTAACGACCAGCTGGGGCGCTCCCGTAGGAGACAACCAGAATTCGCAGACCGCCGGCACGCGGGGCCCGACGCTGATCCAGGACGTTCACCTGCTGGAAAAGCTGGCCCATTTCAACAGGGAGCGCATCCCGGAACGCGTCGTGCATGCCAAAGGCGCCGGTGCTCATGGTTATTTTGAAGTGACCAGGGACGTCTCTCAATATACAAAAGCAGCCTTCCTGTCACACATCGGCAAACGCACGCCCATGTTCATTCGCTTCTCTACCGTTGCCGGTGAACTGGGCTCCGCCGATACCGTCCGCGATCCGCGCGGCTTCGCCGTCAAATTCTATACCGAGGAAGGCAACTATGATCTCGTCGGCAATAATACCCCCGTCTTTTTTATTCGCGACGCCATTAAATTCCCGGACTTTATCCATACACAGAAGCGCCACCCGCAGACCCATCTGAAAAATCCGACCGCCGTCTGGGATTTCTGGTCCCTTTCCCCCGAGTCGCTGCATCAGGTAACCATTCTAATGTCCGACCGCGGCATTCCCGCAACACTGCGCCATATGCACGGGTTCGGCAGCCATACCTTTAAGTGGGTCAATGCGGAAGGACAGGCCATTTGGGTAAAATACCATTTCAAAACCGAGCAGGGCGTCCAGAACATGGATGTGGAAACGGCAGCCCGGATCGCCGGCGAGCATCCCGATTACCATACCGAGGATCTGTTCAACGCGATTGCAAATGGGGATTTCCCTGCCTGGAAGCTGTACGTGCAGATCATGCCGATCGAAGACGCGGATACGTACCACTTCGATCCGTTCGACGTAACCAAAGTCTGGTCTCAAAAAGACTATCCGCTGATCGAAGTTGGCCGCATGGTTCTGGACCGCAATCCGGAGAACTATTTTGCCGAGGTGGAGCAGGCCACCTTCTCCCCGGGCTCCTTCGTTCCGGGCATCGAGGCTTCTCCCGACAAAATGCTCCAGGGCCGTCTGTTCGCCTATGCCGACGCTCACCGCTACCGCGTAGGCCCGAACCACAACCAGCTCCCGATCAACCGTCCGCAGTGTCCGGTGCACAACCACCAACGCGACGGCGCGATGGCCTACGGCGACAACGGCGGCGCCTCCGTCTACTATGAGCCGAACAGCTTCGGTGGACCGAAGGAGTCGCCCGAGCATAAGATTTCCCCGTTCGACGTCTCCGGGCAGGCCGCCAGTGTCGCTTACGATCATGACGACCACTATACCCAGCCCGGCGATTTGTACCGCTTGCTGAGCGAAGACGAGCGCGCCCGCCTTGTGCGTAACATCGTCGACTCGATGCAACCTGTCGAGCTTGTGGATATCAAGCTGCGTCAAATCGGCCATTTCTACAAAGCTGACCCGGAATTCGGAACCCGAATTGCCGAAGAACTGGGATTATCCGTCCCAGCCGCACTCTAA
- the glgP gene encoding alpha-glucan family phosphorylase, with protein sequence MSEKNLPTVAYFSMEYGLHSDFKMYAGGLGILAGDYIKGAKDIQAPIIPIGLKWKQGYTDQRIDANGNPYDSFHNYVYDFLEDTGVKVTVKIRGLDVICKVWKTEHFGNNPLYLLDTDIPENADAWITGQLYGWFGEERIAQEIVLGIGGVKALRALEIPVDVYHFNEGHAALAAVELIREKMAGGDTFEEAWKATRQEVVFTTHTPIKEGNESHPLSRLEYMGAFNGLTRSQMERIGGEPFNMTVAGLRLSRISNGVAKLHGETANKMWKEVPGRSPIIAITNAIHTPTWVDERITRAYEENGDLWSVHAEIKSELIGFIQERSGIRLNEDNLLIGFSRRAAPYKRSDLLFSRPDIIEPYLESGKVQIVFSGKAHPLDDTGKKIVSNLVAMMKKYPKSVVFLENYDMTIGAMLTRGSDVWLNNPRRPLEASGTSGMKAAMNGVLNCSILDGWWPEACIDGENGWQIGDGFETTDFELLDRHDSEALYDTLLNRVLPTYYEDRDKWTQMMRRSIETTRTEFATKRMLEEYYSKMYIPS encoded by the coding sequence TTGAGTGAGAAGAACTTACCGACAGTCGCTTATTTCAGCATGGAGTACGGCCTGCATTCCGATTTTAAAATGTACGCCGGAGGGCTCGGCATTCTGGCCGGCGATTACATCAAGGGCGCCAAGGACATCCAGGCCCCGATCATTCCCATCGGCCTGAAATGGAAGCAGGGCTATACCGACCAAAGAATCGACGCGAACGGCAATCCGTATGATTCCTTTCACAACTATGTCTACGATTTTCTCGAAGATACCGGTGTGAAGGTCACCGTCAAAATCCGCGGCCTCGACGTAATATGCAAGGTATGGAAAACAGAGCATTTCGGCAACAACCCACTCTATCTGCTGGATACGGACATTCCGGAGAATGCCGACGCCTGGATCACCGGCCAGCTGTACGGATGGTTCGGAGAAGAGCGGATCGCCCAGGAAATCGTGCTCGGCATCGGCGGAGTAAAGGCCCTGCGTGCGCTGGAAATCCCGGTGGATGTGTATCATTTTAACGAAGGGCATGCCGCGCTGGCGGCGGTAGAACTGATCCGCGAAAAAATGGCCGGCGGCGACACCTTCGAAGAAGCCTGGAAAGCGACCCGGCAGGAGGTTGTGTTCACCACGCATACCCCAATCAAAGAAGGCAACGAGTCGCATCCGCTCAGCCGTCTGGAATATATGGGCGCCTTCAACGGGCTGACCCGCAGCCAGATGGAGCGCATCGGCGGGGAGCCGTTCAATATGACCGTCGCCGGTCTGCGCCTCTCCCGTATCTCCAACGGGGTAGCCAAGCTCCACGGCGAGACGGCGAACAAAATGTGGAAGGAAGTTCCCGGACGTTCACCGATCATTGCCATCACCAATGCCATTCATACGCCCACTTGGGTCGATGAACGCATCACCCGAGCCTACGAAGAGAATGGAGACCTTTGGAGCGTTCATGCCGAGATCAAGAGCGAGCTGATCGGCTTTATCCAGGAGCGCTCAGGCATCCGGCTGAATGAGGACAATCTGCTGATCGGCTTCTCGCGCAGGGCCGCCCCATACAAGCGAAGCGATCTCCTCTTCTCACGTCCCGACATTATCGAGCCTTACCTCGAATCGGGCAAAGTGCAGATCGTCTTCTCCGGCAAGGCGCATCCGCTTGACGACACCGGCAAAAAAATCGTCAGCAACCTCGTAGCCATGATGAAAAAGTATCCGAAAAGCGTCGTATTCCTGGAGAACTACGATATGACGATCGGGGCGATGCTGACGCGAGGCTCCGACGTGTGGCTCAACAACCCGCGCAGACCGCTGGAAGCGAGCGGCACCTCCGGCATGAAGGCCGCCATGAACGGCGTACTTAACTGCTCCATCCTCGACGGCTGGTGGCCGGAAGCCTGTATCGACGGCGAGAACGGCTGGCAGATCGGTGACGGCTTCGAGACGACCGATTTTGAGCTGCTGGACCGGCATGACAGCGAAGCGCTGTACGATACGCTTTTGAACCGCGTCCTGCCGACTTATTACGAGGACCGCGACAAATGGACGCAGATGATGCGCCGAAGCATCGAGACGACCCGAACCGAATTTGCGACCAAGCGCATGCTGGAGGAATACTACAGCAAAATGTACATTCCCTCCTGA
- the rbsK gene encoding ribokinase: MIVVVGSLNMDMTVRTGRAPGPGETLLGKSFMLSPGGKGGNQAVAAARLGGEVTMIGCVGQDAFGREMLEVMRGEHIDTRHIAELAEQSTGVASIVVEEDGENRIIVVPGANLVLSAEDIAGMEPVISEAEVLVLQLEMDLNMVEHAAEIAHRHGVPVILNPAPARELGAGLLSLVTILTPNETEAGILSGITVDSVDSAREAAEILLQKGVQHVIMTLGPKGALIVNKNGAVHVPGFPVQPVDTVAAGDSFNGALAVQLAKGRTLEEAVVFANAVGALAVGKAGAVASLPYLEEVERFLEESVQSHGKQ, translated from the coding sequence ATGATCGTAGTGGTTGGCAGCTTGAATATGGATATGACGGTTCGCACCGGACGCGCTCCGGGTCCCGGAGAAACCCTGCTTGGCAAGAGCTTTATGCTGTCTCCCGGGGGAAAAGGGGGCAATCAGGCCGTAGCGGCGGCCCGGCTGGGAGGAGAAGTCACGATGATCGGCTGTGTAGGGCAGGATGCCTTCGGCCGCGAGATGCTTGAGGTTATGAGAGGGGAACACATAGATACCCGGCACATCGCCGAGCTTGCCGAACAGTCGACAGGGGTGGCCTCCATCGTTGTTGAAGAAGACGGTGAGAACCGGATCATTGTTGTGCCGGGGGCCAACCTTGTGCTCTCGGCGGAAGATATCGCCGGCATGGAGCCAGTCATCAGCGAAGCCGAGGTTCTGGTGCTGCAGCTGGAAATGGATCTGAACATGGTGGAGCATGCAGCAGAAATCGCGCACCGGCACGGCGTTCCGGTCATCCTGAATCCGGCTCCGGCCAGGGAGCTTGGCGCCGGGCTGCTGTCGCTCGTTACCATTCTTACGCCCAACGAGACGGAGGCGGGGATACTGTCAGGCATCACGGTGGACAGTGTCGACAGCGCCCGGGAAGCGGCGGAGATTCTGCTGCAAAAAGGCGTTCAGCATGTGATTATGACACTCGGTCCAAAGGGGGCTCTGATCGTCAACAAGAACGGCGCGGTCCATGTTCCCGGATTTCCCGTTCAGCCGGTGGACACCGTTGCGGCAGGGGATTCGTTCAACGGGGCGCTTGCCGTTCAGTTGGCCAAGGGCCGAACGCTGGAAGAAGCGGTCGTCTTCGCCAACGCGGTCGGCGCGCTCGCCGTAGGTAAAGCCGGAGCGGTCGCTTCCCTGCCTTATCTTGAAGAAGTTGAACGGTTTCTGGAGGAGTCGGTGCAGAGCCACGGGAAGCAATAG
- a CDS encoding LysR family transcriptional regulator, which translates to MNLRHLQYFQVIAEMEHITQAAVKLSITQPSLSHAISELEKELGTCLFEKQGRNIRLTKYGRLFLGYVNRALDELEKGEKRLRELTSPSAGVVDLAFIGTLGTHFVPALVQSFSVMEEHRQISFTFHQGSTRKMIQGLKDDLYDIAFCAYAERDPELEFVPLAEQELVVVIPKNHPLTGSGSVELKEIAAYPLVYFAESNELRPILDGLFAKAGARPNIVCEVEEEGAMAGLVSVGYGIAVMPRCPALAHYDVDVLSVAYPAYDRFIYAVSVRSRYLSPAASEFRNFAIRYGREFFAAHKPV; encoded by the coding sequence ATGAACTTGCGGCATTTGCAGTACTTTCAGGTGATCGCCGAAATGGAGCATATTACACAGGCAGCTGTGAAGCTGTCCATTACTCAACCCAGCCTCAGCCATGCCATCTCCGAACTGGAAAAAGAACTGGGAACCTGTCTGTTTGAGAAACAGGGCCGGAATATCCGGCTCACCAAATATGGCAGGCTTTTTCTAGGCTATGTCAACCGCGCTCTGGACGAATTGGAAAAAGGCGAGAAGCGGCTGCGCGAGCTGACCAGCCCCTCCGCAGGGGTGGTTGATCTTGCCTTCATCGGCACACTGGGCACGCATTTCGTACCGGCGTTGGTGCAATCTTTTTCCGTTATGGAGGAACATCGTCAAATCTCCTTCACTTTCCATCAGGGATCAACGAGAAAGATGATTCAGGGCCTCAAGGATGATCTGTACGATATCGCCTTTTGTGCTTATGCTGAGCGGGATCCCGAGCTGGAGTTTGTTCCCCTGGCGGAGCAGGAGCTGGTCGTTGTCATCCCGAAAAATCATCCGCTGACCGGATCGGGCAGCGTCGAGCTTAAGGAAATCGCTGCTTATCCTCTGGTATACTTCGCTGAATCGAACGAGCTGCGGCCGATTCTCGACGGTCTGTTCGCCAAAGCAGGCGCAAGGCCGAATATTGTCTGCGAAGTGGAAGAGGAAGGCGCAATGGCCGGTCTGGTATCGGTGGGTTACGGCATTGCGGTGATGCCCCGTTGTCCCGCCCTGGCTCATTACGATGTCGACGTTCTAAGCGTTGCTTATCCGGCTTACGATCGCTTTATTTATGCAGTGAGCGTGCGCAGCCGCTATCTGTCGCCCGCGGCTTCGGAATTCCGCAATTTCGCCATTCGCTACGGACGAGAGTTTTTTGCTGCGCACAAACCGGTCTGA
- the aroD gene encoding type I 3-dehydroquinate dehydratase has product MSGTVTVKQVIIGEDEPKICVPLVGLTADELKEEAEALKSLDCDVVEWRVDFFEQAEDIEAVKAALAGIRSVIPDLPLLFTFRSAREGGEKEISPEQYAALNQAIAGTGLVDLIDVELFTGEETVKALISEAHKQGVFVIVSNHDFDKTPDKEEIISRLRKAQELGGDIPKIAVMPNHPLDVLTLLEATHIMKEKYADRPVITMSMSGIGVISRLSGEVFGSALTFGAAKKASAPGQIAVSELRQVLSLLHRSL; this is encoded by the coding sequence ATGAGCGGCACAGTAACTGTAAAACAAGTCATCATCGGCGAAGACGAGCCGAAAATATGCGTTCCGCTGGTTGGCTTAACTGCCGACGAGCTGAAGGAAGAGGCGGAAGCGCTGAAATCGCTGGATTGCGATGTGGTGGAATGGCGGGTGGATTTTTTTGAACAGGCCGAGGATATCGAAGCGGTAAAAGCGGCGCTCGCCGGCATTCGTTCCGTTATTCCCGATCTTCCGCTGTTGTTCACGTTCCGCAGCGCCAGAGAAGGCGGGGAGAAGGAGATCAGCCCGGAGCAGTACGCTGCGCTTAATCAGGCGATTGCCGGGACGGGGCTGGTCGATCTGATCGATGTTGAACTGTTCACGGGCGAGGAGACGGTCAAGGCGCTGATCAGCGAGGCGCACAAGCAGGGCGTCTTTGTCATTGTTTCCAACCATGATTTCGACAAGACACCGGATAAAGAGGAGATTATCTCCCGTTTGCGGAAGGCCCAGGAGCTTGGCGGGGACATTCCCAAGATTGCGGTGATGCCGAATCATCCGCTCGACGTGCTGACCCTGCTTGAAGCGACCCACATCATGAAGGAAAAATATGCCGACCGCCCGGTGATTACGATGTCCATGTCGGGAATCGGCGTGATCAGCCGTCTCAGCGGAGAAGTGTTCGGGTCCGCCCTGACGTTCGGCGCGGCGAAGAAGGCATCGGCCCCGGGCCAGATTGCAGTGAGCGAGCTTCGCCAAGTGCTGTCCTTGCTGCACCGCAGCCTATAA
- a CDS encoding S-layer homology domain-containing protein: MLGRLLGRVAFIIMFFAVQVLSFSGPSYAENQTSLNDISRHWAEEEIKVWIGNGLISGYADRTFQPDKVITRAEFISLANKAFGFSHKADQTFKDVPQGKWFYNDVSKAKFTGYISGFGDGTFRPDQPITREESAKIIYQLMQLEEGTITRDTEAFQDEQQMSAWSKPYIKVVASKGYLKGYPDKSFRPQKPITRAEAVVVLDQAVGQLIHQPGTYDLKNTVGGNLTINSGGVTLKNAVIKGDLILAAGIGEGEVLLDHVTVEGRTIVNGGGEHSIVIQDSSMNQVVVQKDLGRVRLFTKGDTSISSTVVKSGAKLEEEQGNEAFKSVSVESTSVNDLVQFEGTFAKVAVKTTVTIEIYDQSTIALLETYTGSEGAAIKLQDNAVLKEIILQAAAKITGEGTILKAEINAEGVSFEQIIKEYILSETVKVVVIGGKEVGSSSPVPTVPSPGEVSNPTGPVSPAPTPAPASPAPESPAPGQLPVEQPAPEPGKVLDIKAAFIVQDKLYTLYPATYDYSAVKWNVANSVTQDTYQTEYDKTVQDVGVYSISGGALPPASYDVTNPNSSQHFSGVMLSSVTVNDSVYAKVYYSGTETISYQINDSYTVHDLDNQMPAQAVPLADGDTLAMVYGDQFEVFATWNGSGWELDAINDQLEAPTHLMASTVSNKAIALQWDPVANADQYHIYYSATPTGEFVSLKDPNGQPVTVTGTTYVDSSNLPHTTRYYVVTAAKAGIGMESGPSNVTFATTYYNAHISLDFQITDTIRHPSEPILYITDKSSKKLYRINYETGTKDSISFSFAPESLTYADGKIYVSLLKAEHSSYTDIAQQQGAIAVVDAATFTLEGTHNIAIDPFDIAADRSGHLYVASGSGQWTEIKSYDLNTFAEIASSGIRQASYIQMHPVWNKLYTITTDSSPRDLSAYNVTNGQYVEPSYPGGYDSPYHGEYNMAPNFTISPDGAYIFNGVGSVFMATNKMYDDMKYVYGLGQTYADIAFDLPSHKFYTVKNNAVQVYDYSNFKQSGLYHLDGTAKYVFNDTDKLLTISAFAGKNVIEIVEKNTFEAAPPAPVSGIQLDGRVADIAYDPANQKAYAIDEAFNNLYVVDLQTQTVANTVKLPYRPAGLTLSEDGSSLFIVNDDLNQLVTEVRLSDLKVVRHLPYTSVKDSGDFSDRHIYHKSGLLYIVMGNWEPTLLVFNSATFASVNYGTGYRSWRTGFLRR, encoded by the coding sequence ATGTTGGGAAGGTTATTAGGTAGAGTCGCATTTATCATTATGTTTTTTGCAGTGCAAGTCTTATCTTTCTCAGGGCCCTCGTATGCAGAAAACCAAACTTCATTAAATGACATTAGCCGTCATTGGGCCGAGGAAGAAATAAAAGTATGGATTGGCAATGGATTGATCTCGGGCTACGCCGATCGAACCTTTCAACCCGATAAAGTCATTACCCGAGCGGAATTCATATCGCTGGCGAACAAAGCGTTTGGTTTTTCCCATAAGGCTGACCAGACTTTTAAAGATGTCCCGCAGGGAAAATGGTTTTACAACGATGTATCCAAAGCGAAATTTACCGGCTACATCTCGGGGTTCGGAGACGGCACCTTCAGGCCTGATCAACCGATAACGAGAGAAGAGTCTGCCAAAATCATTTACCAGCTTATGCAGTTGGAAGAGGGGACAATAACGAGAGATACTGAAGCCTTTCAGGATGAACAGCAAATGTCTGCCTGGAGTAAACCATACATAAAAGTGGTTGCTTCCAAGGGTTATCTGAAGGGATATCCGGATAAAAGCTTCCGTCCTCAGAAACCCATCACAAGAGCTGAAGCTGTAGTGGTGCTAGATCAAGCTGTAGGTCAATTGATACACCAGCCTGGAACCTATGATCTGAAAAATACGGTTGGCGGGAACTTGACGATCAACAGCGGCGGCGTCACCCTAAAGAATGCTGTCATTAAAGGCGACCTCATTCTGGCAGCGGGAATCGGCGAGGGCGAGGTGCTGCTTGATCACGTAACCGTTGAAGGAAGAACCATTGTGAACGGCGGCGGGGAACACAGTATCGTCATTCAAGACTCTTCGATGAACCAGGTAGTGGTTCAAAAGGATCTCGGACGAGTCAGACTTTTTACGAAGGGCGATACAAGCATCAGCAGCACTGTCGTCAAATCGGGAGCAAAGCTGGAAGAAGAACAGGGAAACGAAGCCTTTAAATCGGTTTCCGTTGAAAGTACGTCAGTAAATGATCTCGTACAATTTGAGGGCACTTTTGCAAAAGTCGCAGTAAAAACGACGGTAACGATCGAAATTTACGATCAATCCACCATAGCTCTGCTTGAAACTTACACAGGTTCAGAAGGGGCTGCTATCAAGCTGCAGGACAATGCCGTATTGAAGGAGATCATTCTGCAGGCAGCCGCGAAGATCACAGGAGAAGGAACCATCCTTAAAGCTGAGATTAATGCGGAAGGTGTTAGCTTCGAGCAAATTATAAAGGAGTACATTCTCTCGGAGACGGTGAAGGTCGTGGTAATTGGCGGGAAGGAAGTTGGAAGCAGCAGTCCGGTTCCAACGGTTCCTTCGCCAGGAGAAGTGAGTAATCCTACGGGACCCGTATCTCCCGCACCCACGCCCGCACCCGCATCTCCCGCACCCGAATCTCCGGCACCCGGACAGCTGCCTGTAGAGCAGCCTGCCCCCGAACCGGGTAAGGTGCTGGATATAAAAGCCGCTTTTATTGTACAGGACAAGCTATACACCCTGTACCCGGCAACCTATGATTATTCGGCCGTAAAATGGAATGTTGCCAATTCGGTTACACAGGATACGTACCAGACCGAATATGACAAAACGGTACAAGACGTAGGGGTTTACAGCATCTCGGGCGGAGCGCTTCCTCCGGCATCGTATGACGTTACCAATCCGAACTCGTCTCAGCATTTTTCAGGAGTTATGTTATCCAGCGTTACGGTTAACGACAGCGTGTATGCTAAAGTTTATTATAGCGGCACCGAGACCATCTCTTATCAAATCAATGACAGCTATACCGTCCATGATCTTGACAACCAGATGCCGGCACAAGCGGTTCCGCTCGCTGATGGGGATACCTTGGCAATGGTTTATGGAGATCAGTTTGAGGTCTTTGCAACCTGGAACGGTAGCGGCTGGGAGCTTGACGCGATTAACGATCAATTAGAGGCGCCAACCCATCTAATGGCATCGACGGTATCGAATAAGGCGATCGCTCTGCAATGGGATCCGGTTGCAAATGCGGATCAATACCACATTTATTACAGCGCAACACCTACGGGCGAGTTTGTTTCCTTGAAGGACCCGAACGGCCAGCCTGTTACCGTAACGGGCACGACTTATGTTGACAGTTCAAATCTTCCGCATACGACAAGATATTATGTGGTTACTGCAGCGAAAGCCGGAATCGGTATGGAATCGGGACCAAGCAATGTTACTTTTGCTACAACCTATTATAATGCGCATATAAGCTTGGATTTTCAGATAACGGATACGATAAGACACCCGTCGGAGCCGATCCTTTATATCACGGATAAATCGAGTAAGAAGCTGTATCGCATCAATTACGAAACGGGCACCAAAGACTCCATTTCCTTTTCCTTTGCGCCGGAGAGTCTGACGTATGCAGACGGTAAAATCTATGTATCCTTGCTGAAAGCGGAGCATTCTTCCTATACAGATATCGCGCAGCAGCAAGGCGCAATTGCGGTAGTAGACGCAGCGACCTTTACGCTTGAAGGTACGCACAATATTGCGATTGACCCGTTCGATATCGCTGCCGATCGTTCCGGCCATCTCTACGTGGCTTCGGGTTCAGGACAGTGGACCGAGATCAAATCGTATGATTTAAACACCTTTGCGGAAATAGCCTCCAGTGGTATTAGGCAAGCTAGCTATATCCAGATGCATCCTGTATGGAATAAGCTCTATACGATTACAACGGACTCGTCGCCGAGAGACCTTAGTGCCTATAATGTAACGAACGGGCAATACGTTGAGCCCTCATATCCCGGCGGGTATGATTCTCCGTATCATGGCGAATACAATATGGCGCCGAACTTTACGATATCTCCGGATGGAGCTTATATCTTTAACGGAGTCGGCAGCGTATTTATGGCTACAAACAAGATGTACGACGATATGAAGTATGTATATGGACTTGGACAAACGTATGCCGATATCGCCTTTGATCTGCCAAGCCACAAATTTTATACGGTAAAGAACAATGCAGTACAAGTATATGATTACAGCAACTTTAAGCAATCCGGTCTATATCATTTGGACGGTACCGCAAAATACGTGTTTAACGATACCGATAAGCTATTAACTATATCTGCATTTGCAGGAAAGAATGTAATTGAAATCGTAGAAAAGAATACATTCGAAGCGGCCCCGCCCGCTCCGGTGTCCGGTATCCAGCTGGATGGCAGGGTGGCAGACATTGCATACGACCCCGCCAATCAGAAAGCTTATGCCATCGATGAAGCGTTCAACAATCTGTATGTGGTGGATCTTCAAACACAGACTGTAGCTAACACGGTCAAGCTTCCGTATCGTCCGGCTGGATTGACTTTATCGGAAGACGGTTCCAGCCTCTTTATCGTGAATGACGATCTGAATCAGCTCGTAACGGAAGTTCGTCTATCTGATCTCAAAGTTGTAAGACATCTGCCATACACGTCAGTTAAGGATTCCGGTGATTTCTCGGACAGACATATCTATCATAAATCGGGATTGCTGTATATTGTTATGGGCAATTGGGAGCCGACGCTGCTCGTGTTCAATTCGGCAACCTTTGCATCCGTAAACTACGGAACTGGTTACAGGAGTTGGAGAACTGGCTTTCTCCGGCGATAA